CTTCAGCCGTAACCGCTCCTGCAGGAAGTGGCGCACGCTCCTGTAGACCCGTTCTCCCGCCCGCTTGCTGCGGACGTAGATGTTGCAGTCATCGGCGTACCGGACAAAGTGGTGGCCACGGCGCTCCAGCTCCTTGTCGAGGTCATCCAGCAGGATGTTCGCCAGCAGCGGACTCAGCGGACCGCCCTGCGGCGTCCCTTCCTCCGTCGCCACGACCACCCCGTTCAGCATGACCCCGGCCTGTAAGTACCGCCGGATCAGCCGCAGCACACGCTTATCCGTTACCCGCCGCGCCACGCGGGCCATCAGCACGTCGTGGTTGACCCGGTCGAAGAACTTCTCCAGGTCCATGTCCACGACCCAGTCGTACCCTTCCTCCACGTACTGACGTGCCTTCCTGACCGCATCATGACCCCGCCGCCCCGGCCGAAAGCCGTAGCTGGATTCGGAGAATGTCGGGTCAAAGATCGGCGTCAGTACTTGCAGGAGTGCCTGTTGGATCAGGCGGTCCATCACGGTGGGAATCCCCAGCATCCGCTTGCCGCCGCCCGGTTTCGGGATTTCGACCCGGCGGACTGGCTGCGGTCTGTAGGTCCCCTGGAGCAGTTCCTCACGGATGCGGCTCCACTCCACGCGAATCTGGTCCCGCAGCCGTTCGGTGGGGACACCGTCCACGCCGGGAGCGCCTCCGTTCCGCTCCACCCGTTTCAGGGCGGCCAGCATGTTCTCCCTGGCCACCACCTGCTCCATCAGGTTGCTGTGCTCCCCGCGGGGTGACGTTCCGTCTTGTGCCGGCTGCCCACTCCGCCCTCTCGCCGTCCCTTGCGGCTTCACCGCTACCTCCGGCGAGCAGGTCCCGTTCGGGGTCTTCTGCGTTTGTCGCGGGCTGCTCGAACGCAACGGGTTCACCCCTCTCCTGACGTTCGGCCCTTCCCGGTCGGGGCGTCCCCCTGCCGGTACTATGGCCTTTGCTGACTTCTGCCGGTTCAGCTGCGTCTCCCGACGCAGGTTACCAGCGTTGCTGGCGTTCCCGGCAGATCTCCCCGGGTAAGAACGCTGACCTTCACCCCGCACCCGCCCCATCTACCGCACCGCCCTTTGGCAGCTTCGGGTTTTGCTGTGTTCGGCCAGCTCACCCGAGCGGCACAGCCTCCTATGGGGTTCGTGTTCCTCGGGTCGTGGCTTTGCCTCGGGCTTCCTTCAGATTCCGCCTCACGACGGACACCCTTGCCTTTGGCTAACGGGCTGGTGCTGCCTCGCCCGTAGCGGACTTTCACCGCCAAGTCAGCGCCCATGCCGGGCACACCGAACAGGCCCGCCCGGCTTCCGCCGGACGGGCCTGCTGATCTGCCGATCTGCCGGACTGCCGCGGTTCCGCAGGCTACACGTCGATGCGGTCGACGAGCGCCCCGACCACCGGGTAGGTGTACTCCTCCCCCTTCTGCGCCCGCATCAGCCCCATCACGCCGCACACGATCGTCGCGACGCCGACCGCCAGGTTAAACAGGCTGACCAGGAACACCAGGGCCACGACGCCGCCCAGGGATCCGCTGGCCGCCGCGCCAACGGTGAAGAGCATCGTGAACGGGAAGAGGACCACGGACAGGAGAAAGAGGAACACCTGCACCCCCGCCGCCTGCTTGGCGTGGCGCACCACGAACGGACTCCGGGACTTCCAGACGAAGTAGAGCACCACCGAGGCGACCGCCGCCGCCCACCCCAGGGAGCCCAGGCTGCCCATGAACGCCGAGGCGCCGTTGAGCACCACGAGTCCGTGGGCGATCATGCCGTAGTTGCGGTCCTCGGTACCCGAACTCATCCCCATCCCCTCCAGCCGGTTGCGCACGAGCCGCCGCCCTGACGGCTGTCCAATCCCGGCGGCCCGCACGTCTGTATTCCTATTCTATTCTTTCACCGGCCGGTTCACCGGCCCCTCCCGAGAGCCCCATCCGGGCCAGGGCGTCGGCCATCACCCGGTCCCGCAGGGCGACGGCATCGGCCGCGTCGGCACCCACCACCGAAACGTACACCTTCAGCTTCGGTTCGGTGCCCGACGGCCGCACCATGACGAAGCCGCCGTCGGCGAAGCGGTAGTGCAGCACCTCCGCCCGCCCCAGCTGGAGCGGGTAAGTGCGGCCGGTGGCCACTTCCACGCCGGTGCCCGCGGCGTAGTCGTCGCGGTAGGCGACGGGGACGCCGGCGAAGGCCCGGGGAGGGTCGGCCCGCAGGGCCGCCATCAGGGACCGGATCCGGGCCTGCCCGTCCCGGCCCGGCAGGGTGACGTTGTGCAGCCCCTCCTGGAAGTAGCCGTGGCGCTGCCAGATCGCCTCCAGCGCGTCCAGCAGGGTGCGCCCCTCCGCCTTGTGGTGGGCGGCGGCGTCGGCGACCAGCAGGGCGGCCATCACCGCGTCCTTGTCCCGCACGAAGGTCGCGGCCAGGTAGCCGTAGCTCTCCTCGAAGCCGAAGAGGAACTCGTGGCTGCCCGTCTCTTCGAACTCCTTGATCTTCTCGCCGATGAACTTGAACCCCGTGTGCGTCTCCAGCAGGGTCACCCCGTACTCCCGGCAGAGGGAGGCGACCAGGTTGGATGTGGCGATGGTCTTGATCACGGCGCCGTTGGCCGGCAGCGTCCCCGCCTCTGCCCGGGAGCGCAGGATCTGCTCCGCCAGGATCGCCCCGATCTGGTTGCCCGTCAGCGCCCGGTAGCCGCCCTCCCGGTCCCGGACCAGCACGCCGAGCCGGTCGGCGTCGGGATCCGTGGCCAGGATCAGGTCGGGACGGCCGGAAGCGGCGCGGCGCAGCGCGATCTCGTACACCTCCGGTTCCTCCGGGTTCGGCTTGGCCACGGTGGGGAAGCCGGGGTCAGGCTCCGCCTGCTCGGCCACCACCTCCACGGGGAAGCCGGCCCGCTCCAGCACGGTCCGCACCGGCACGAGCCCCGTGCCGTGCAGCGGCGTATACAGGATGCGCAACGCGTGCCGCTGGGTGGGCGAAGCCGAGACGAGCCCCAGCAGCCGACTGTAGTAAGCCTCGTCCACCTCCGGCGGGACCGGCCGCAGGAGCCCCCGGGTACGGGCCTCCCCCTCGGCCATCGGCCGGATCGAGCGGATGTCGCCCACCGCCTGCATGGCGGCCTGGATCTGACCGGCCCGGTCCGGCGGCACCTGGCCGCCGTCCTCCCAGTACACCTTGTACCCGTTGTACTCGGGCGGGTTGTGGCTGGCAGTGATGACGATGCCCGCCGCCGCGCCCAGCTTCCGCACGGCGAAGGAGAGCATGGGCGTGGGCCGCAGCCCCTCCCACAGGTGCGCGACGACCCCGTTGGCGGCCAGGGTGAAGGCCGCCTCGCGGGCGAACTCGGCCGAGCGCCGGCGGGAGTCGTGGGCGATGACGACGCCCCTGCGCAGGGCGTCGGGGCCCGTGGCGCGAAGCGCCTCCGCCAGCCCCTGCGTGGCCAGGCGAACCATGTACCGGTTGATGCGGTTGGTGCCCGCGCCGATGACCCCCCGCAGCCCGCCCGTGCCGAACGCGAGCATCTGATAGAAGCGGTCCTCGATTTCCCGGGGATCGCCGGCGACGCCGGCCAGTTCCCGGCGGGTCTCCTCATCGAAGTACGGATCCTCGCTCCAGAGCCGGAAGCGTTCCATGACCGTGGACATGCACCAGATCCTCCTCGTCTTGCGCCGGTAACCGCGCAGGCGCGCGGACCCGGCCGCGCCCCGGTGGGCGGCGCGGCTCCGGTCGGTACCGCCACGGCCCGGCAGCCCCGCCACGCCGGACCGTGCCGCCTACTGAACCTGCACCTTCACCGGCCCCACGGTACGCGGCTCGATGACAGTGGGCTGGGTCTTGCCCGCCTCCTGCACCACCGTCACCGCATCCAGCCGGACCGAGACCTCGTAGGTGCCCGGCTCGACCCGTTCGCCCTCCTTGTTCCGGTAGGTCCAGGCCACCACGTACTCCTTGGACACGCCCGGCGAGAGGTTGAGGATCCTCGGGTCGCCGTCTCTGAGGATGTCAAACGGCTGCTCCAGGACGGTCTGGCCGTTGCGCGTGACGATCATGGTGTAGCGGGCATCGGCGGTATACTCGATGACCTGCACCTTGTCGGTGGGGTTGCTCAGCACCATCCGGGCCGTCCAGTGGTTCTCGTTCTGTTGCACGTCCTCCAGGGTGAGGTTCAGGTTGCCCCACTGGGGCCCCTGCGCCCGGCCGCAGCCAGCCAGGCTCAGCGCAAGCGCAAGGACGACGAGCACGGGAAACAGGACACGCCGCATCTCTGCACCTCTTCTGCGATGGTCTCAGTGTAGTCTTGCCCTACCCAACAGCGATACGACACGGCCCCGCGTCCTCCTCCCCGCCCTGGGAAAAACGCACAGTAGGATATTGACCTGAAACATTGCAGGGCCAGAATGCGTCGAAGTTGACAGAGCCTCTGTATCCTGTCAACTGACGGAGGAATGACGACGATGCGCACGCGCAACTGGCTGGCAGCGGCGGCCGGCCTGGCCCTGCTCACATCCGTGCTGCCAAATCCCGCGGCGTCGGCCGCGTCGCCCGTGCGGGTGGTGCTGGACGGCCGCCAGCTCGATCTCAGCCCCGCCGCCTACATCGAGGCGGGGAGAACCCTGGCCCCCGTGCGGGGCATCGTGGAGGCCCTGGGCGTCGATCCCGTCTGGAACCCGCAGGAACGGACGGTCGTGGTCCAACGCGGCGACCGGTACCTGAAGCTGACCATCGACGACCGTGTCGCGTGCCTGAACCCGGCCTGCACCCTGACCCGCACCCTGGACGTGCCGGCGCGCCTCGTCGGAAGCGGCCGGACCTTCATCCCCGTCCGCGCCCTGGCGGAAGCCATGGGGTTGGACATCGCATGGGACGACGCCGCGCGGACCGTCTACCTGAGTTCCACCGGATCCCCATCCAGCGGCTCCCCCTCCGGCGGATCGCCGTCGACGGGCGCGCCCTCGCCCGTGGTGCTGGAGGGCGTCACCCAGGGCCAGGTGATCACGGGCCCCGTGTCGCTCCGGGTCCGCGGGCAGAACGGCACGTACGCGTACTTCTACCTGGTGGACCCGGCCACGCGGAAGGGGCGCATGGTCGCGGCCGGCGCGGACGTCGGCAAGAGCTACACCTTCACCCCGGACCCGACGCAGGCCGGCGAGCGGCAGCTCCTGGCGGCGGTGAGGCGGCCCGACGGCACCCTGGTGTACTCGGCGCCGGTGACGGTGCGGATCGCCCCCGACACCTCGGTCCGGCCGGTGGGCATCGACTACGGCGGGATCATCGACGGGCCCTTCACCTTCCGGCATGAGCTGAGCTTCGTGGCCACCCACGTCATCTACCAGCTGGTCGACCTGACCGACGGCTCCTGGCGCAACCTGGCCACGGTGGGCCCGGGCGAGAGCTACACCTGGTACCCGCGGACCACCGACAACGGCCCGAAGGAGCTGTACATCTACGCCTACGACCTCAACGGCAATCATTACGTCTCCAACCCGGTCCGGGTCCACGTCAACGTGTCCCCCAGCACCTCCTTCTCCTCCGTGAAGGAGGGCGAGACGGTGACCGGCCGGGCGCGCACCCTCTCCGTCTCGGCCAACTACCCGATCCAATCGGTCCGGTTCTACCTGGACGGCCGGCTGCTGGCCTCCGAGAACAACTACTGGTGGACCTACGGCCCCCAGGACAACGGCACCCACACCCTGCGGGTTGAGGTGACGGCGACGGACGGGCGGGTGCACACGGTCGGCCCGATCACCTTCCGCATCGCCACCGAGCCCGGCCTCTGGATGTACGGCGTCGGGCCGGGACAGGTGATCACCGGCCAGGTAGAGATGTTCGCCATGCCCAACGTGCCCGCGGACGAGGTCCGCTACTATGCGGTGCAGAACGGGGAGCGCATCCTGATCGGCTCGGCGGGGCTCACCCACAAGGTCTCCTGGACGCCGCCGCGGGGCGGGGAGTGGATGATCTACGCCGACGCCTTCTACCAGGGCCAGCTGAAGGTCTCCACCGAGCCCATCTACGTCCGGGCCTACCTGGGGCCGACCTACGGGCCGCAGCCCATCGTCGAGAAGTCCCGGTTCAAGGACTTCGCCGCGAACCTGGCGGTGGCGTCGTACCGGGAGACGGGCATGTCGGCCGCGCTGCAGGTCGCCCAGGCCATCCTGGAGACCGGCTGGGGCCAGTACGTACCGGTGGACAAGTACACGGGCAAGTTCTCCAACAACCTCTTCGGCATCAAGGGCCAGGGCAGCGCCGGCTCGATCGTCTCCACCACGTGGGAAGTGTACAACGGCCAGAGCTACACCGTGGACGCCGAGTTCCGGGCCTACAACGACCCGCGGGAGAGCTGGCAGGACCACAAGGACCTGCTGCTCACCCGCCCCTGGTACGAGGTCTTCCGGGAAGTGATGAGCGACCCGGTGCTCGGGGCCTGGGGGCTGCGCAAGGGCGGGTACGCCACGGATCCCGAGTATCCGACCAAGCTGATCCGCATCATGAAGGAGAACAACCTGTTCGAGCTGGACGTGATCCAGTTCTAGGGCAGACGCAAGAGAGGGCAACCCCGCCCGGGGGTTGCCCTCTGCCTATACCTGCGCAGACCTGCGGTGGCTAGTCCCGCAGCCCCAGCTCCCTCAGCACCTTCACCGCCCGGTCGGGGTAGTCGGTGATGATGCCGTGGGCGCCCAGCTGGTACAGCCGCCGCATCTCGTCCTCGTCGTTGATCGTCCAGTAGTGAACGGCCACGTTTACCCGCTCGGCCATCCGCAGGAACCGTTCGGTGTCGAACCGCACCGTGAGCGGCCCCGCCTTCTGGGCCACCGGCACCTGGAAGGCGTCGTGGGCGGGGGCGTACAGCCGGTCGAGGTGGGACAGGTAGTGCGCCGCCACCAGGTACATGTGTTCCACCGGGGCCGAGGTGGCCACCCGGTCGCCGGCCAGGTCGCGCCACCGCTTCGCCACGGTGCCGTGGAACGAGGCGACCAGCACCCGGTCCTCCGCCCCGTAGCGCTGGATCAGCTCCCAGAGCTGCGCCTCCATCGGCGGGTCGGCCTGCTTGATCTCGATGTTCACGGGCACCTCCGGGAAGGCCTGCAAGACCTCCTCCAGGGTCGGGATCGTGACGCCCTTGCCCCGGTAGGGATAAGTCAGCCCGCCGTCCGGCGTGAAGCGGTAGCCGAAGTCGTACCGGCGCAGCTCGGCCAGGGTCATCTCCTTGATCAGCCCGGTCCCGTCGCTCATCCGGTCGATGGTCTCGTCGTGGCTGACCACCACCACGCCGTCCCGGGTCATGTGCACGTCCAGCTCCAGGATGTCCGCCCCCTGCTCCAGGGCCAGCCGGAAGGCCTCCATGGTGTTGGAGGGCGCATGGCCCGACGCTCCCTGGTGCGCCAGCACCACGGGCCGGGGAGCCGTGAAGGGCCGGTCGGGCAACGGCCGGATGGTGAGCGCCCGCACGGCGGCCAGCGCCGCGAGCACGAGCGCCAACGTCAGCAGCACGCCCGGCCACCGGCGGGGCCGGCGGCGGGTCCGGCGAATCAGCGCGGAAGACATGCCGTCCACCTCCCGTTGCTCAGGTAAGGAGCAGCGACCGCAGGAGCTGCAGGGCCACCCCCCACATGATCACCGCGGAAGCCCGGATCAGCCAGCGCTGCAGGTTGGCCCCCGCCGCCAGCACGCCCATCAGGTGGCCGGCCAGCGAGAGGCCGAAGAACCAGACCCAGGACACCGCGATGCAGGCCAGCGAAAACGCCAGGCGGGCTGTGCCGGTGTACGCCAGCGCGCCGGTCCCGATCACCGCCACCGTGTCGAGGATGGCGTGCGGGTTGAGCAGCGAGACCGACGCGGCAAAGGCCACCTGCCGCCGGGCGGGCCACGCCTCGTCCGGCGCCGCGTCACCGGCCGGGCCGGACGGCCCGCCGCCCGGGGCCGCCCCCCGGGCCGTGCCGGGGGTCCCGCCCGAGTCCCGGTCGACGGCGGCCGCAGCGCGCCACGTGGACCAGCCCATGTAGAGGAGGAAGAGGACGCCGCACCACTGCAGGGCCATCTGGAGCCAGGGAACCGTGAGCAGCACCAGCGAGAGGCCCGAGACCGCGAGCGTGATGAGCAGCGTGTCGCTGACGGCCGCGGTCAGCACGGAGGGCAGCGCCCCCGTCCAGCGGCGGTGCAGCGCGCCCTGTGTGAGCACAAACGTGTTCTGGGCGCCCAGCGGAAGGATCAGCCCGAAGGAAAGCACCAGTCCGTGCAAAAGCGCCGTGCCCAAGGCTAACCCTCCACGCGGATCACGTTGTCCACCCGGAGCACCGTGTCCCGCATCTCCTTCAGGTCGCGGACCACCGCCTGGAGGTTGGCGTCCTGCACCGTG
The nucleotide sequence above comes from Symbiobacterium thermophilum IAM 14863. Encoded proteins:
- a CDS encoding LysE/ArgO family amino acid transporter, which gives rise to MGTALLHGLVLSFGLILPLGAQNTFVLTQGALHRRWTGALPSVLTAAVSDTLLITLAVSGLSLVLLTVPWLQMALQWCGVLFLLYMGWSTWRAAAAVDRDSGGTPGTARGAAPGGGPSGPAGDAAPDEAWPARRQVAFAASVSLLNPHAILDTVAVIGTGALAYTGTARLAFSLACIAVSWVWFFGLSLAGHLMGVLAAGANLQRWLIRASAVIMWGVALQLLRSLLLT
- a CDS encoding glycerophosphodiester phosphodiesterase yields the protein MSSALIRRTRRRPRRWPGVLLTLALVLAALAAVRALTIRPLPDRPFTAPRPVVLAHQGASGHAPSNTMEAFRLALEQGADILELDVHMTRDGVVVVSHDETIDRMSDGTGLIKEMTLAELRRYDFGYRFTPDGGLTYPYRGKGVTIPTLEEVLQAFPEVPVNIEIKQADPPMEAQLWELIQRYGAEDRVLVASFHGTVAKRWRDLAGDRVATSAPVEHMYLVAAHYLSHLDRLYAPAHDAFQVPVAQKAGPLTVRFDTERFLRMAERVNVAVHYWTINDEDEMRRLYQLGAHGIITDYPDRAVKVLRELGLRD
- a CDS encoding stalk domain-containing protein, whose protein sequence is MRTRNWLAAAAGLALLTSVLPNPAASAASPVRVVLDGRQLDLSPAAYIEAGRTLAPVRGIVEALGVDPVWNPQERTVVVQRGDRYLKLTIDDRVACLNPACTLTRTLDVPARLVGSGRTFIPVRALAEAMGLDIAWDDAARTVYLSSTGSPSSGSPSGGSPSTGAPSPVVLEGVTQGQVITGPVSLRVRGQNGTYAYFYLVDPATRKGRMVAAGADVGKSYTFTPDPTQAGERQLLAAVRRPDGTLVYSAPVTVRIAPDTSVRPVGIDYGGIIDGPFTFRHELSFVATHVIYQLVDLTDGSWRNLATVGPGESYTWYPRTTDNGPKELYIYAYDLNGNHYVSNPVRVHVNVSPSTSFSSVKEGETVTGRARTLSVSANYPIQSVRFYLDGRLLASENNYWWTYGPQDNGTHTLRVEVTATDGRVHTVGPITFRIATEPGLWMYGVGPGQVITGQVEMFAMPNVPADEVRYYAVQNGERILIGSAGLTHKVSWTPPRGGEWMIYADAFYQGQLKVSTEPIYVRAYLGPTYGPQPIVEKSRFKDFAANLAVASYRETGMSAALQVAQAILETGWGQYVPVDKYTGKFSNNLFGIKGQGSAGSIVSTTWEVYNGQSYTVDAEFRAYNDPRESWQDHKDLLLTRPWYEVFREVMSDPVLGAWGLRKGGYATDPEYPTKLIRIMKENNLFELDVIQF
- a CDS encoding phospho-sugar mutase, whose protein sequence is MSTVMERFRLWSEDPYFDEETRRELAGVAGDPREIEDRFYQMLAFGTGGLRGVIGAGTNRINRYMVRLATQGLAEALRATGPDALRRGVVIAHDSRRRSAEFAREAAFTLAANGVVAHLWEGLRPTPMLSFAVRKLGAAAGIVITASHNPPEYNGYKVYWEDGGQVPPDRAGQIQAAMQAVGDIRSIRPMAEGEARTRGLLRPVPPEVDEAYYSRLLGLVSASPTQRHALRILYTPLHGTGLVPVRTVLERAGFPVEVVAEQAEPDPGFPTVAKPNPEEPEVYEIALRRAASGRPDLILATDPDADRLGVLVRDREGGYRALTGNQIGAILAEQILRSRAEAGTLPANGAVIKTIATSNLVASLCREYGVTLLETHTGFKFIGEKIKEFEETGSHEFLFGFEESYGYLAATFVRDKDAVMAALLVADAAAHHKAEGRTLLDALEAIWQRHGYFQEGLHNVTLPGRDGQARIRSLMAALRADPPRAFAGVPVAYRDDYAAGTGVEVATGRTYPLQLGRAEVLHYRFADGGFVMVRPSGTEPKLKVYVSVVGADAADAVALRDRVMADALARMGLSGGAGEPAGERIE
- the ltrA gene encoding group II intron reverse transcriptase/maturase, whose protein sequence is MEQVVARENMLAALKRVERNGGAPGVDGVPTERLRDQIRVEWSRIREELLQGTYRPQPVRRVEIPKPGGGKRMLGIPTVMDRLIQQALLQVLTPIFDPTFSESSYGFRPGRRGHDAVRKARQYVEEGYDWVVDMDLEKFFDRVNHDVLMARVARRVTDKRVLRLIRRYLQAGVMLNGVVVATEEGTPQGGPLSPLLANILLDDLDKELERRGHHFVRYADDCNIYVRSKRAGERVYRSVRHFLQERLRLKVNEEKSAVDRPWKRQFLGFSFYKHRGVRIRLAPKSLKRVKDKLRTLTDRNRSQSMEDRIRRLNAYLRGWVGYYALSDARSAFERLEGWLKRRLRACVWKQWKRVRTRFRELRALGLPEWVVYQLANSRKGPWRMAGGPLNSALGDAYWRAQGLISLTECYEATRQSWRTAGCGPACPVV
- a CDS encoding DUF4870 domain-containing protein, which translates into the protein MSSGTEDRNYGMIAHGLVVLNGASAFMGSLGSLGWAAAVASVVLYFVWKSRSPFVVRHAKQAAGVQVFLFLLSVVLFPFTMLFTVGAAASGSLGGVVALVFLVSLFNLAVGVATIVCGVMGLMRAQKGEEYTYPVVGALVDRIDV